A section of the Humulus lupulus chromosome 2, drHumLupu1.1, whole genome shotgun sequence genome encodes:
- the LOC133814921 gene encoding uncharacterized protein LOC133814921 — protein MNIMFSQVVSARYDAYQNAKEADKKMFLWDSDVMSMITGIDNQFLASWKGVDTVYWCQNYLRAHWFTVEASISTLTLNFYDSDVIVISDKQLQSFMKSWSTLFPSLLLQSQLFKDDHRLTIPPGAKICKEFNVHRMPIDSVPQTKVSLGFVHSGDCGVYAIKNIEHLLGRLPLHTICDNNMELFINKWTVDLWYQNVRH, from the exons atgaatattatgttctcacaagtggtaTCGGCCCGTTATGATGCATATCAAAATGCCAAGGAAGCAGATAAGAAAATGTTTTTGTGGGATTCAGATGTGATGTCAATGATTACGGGAATTGACAATCAATTTCTGGCGTCGTGGAAGGGAGTAGacactgtatattggtgccagaactaccttCGAGCGCATTGGTTTACAGTTGAAGCCTCCATTTCTACTTTGACTCTAAATTTTTATGATTCAGATGTGATAGTGATAAGTGATAAACAATTGCAATCCTTTATGAAgtcatggtctactttgttcccatcGCTGTTATTGCAGTCACAGCTTTTCAAGGACGACCATCGGTTGACGATTCCACCTGGAGCTAAAATATGCAAAGAGTTCAATGTGCACCGCATGCCAATTGATtcagtaccccaaaccaaagttag TTTAGGTTTCGTTcacagtggagattgtggtgtgtacgccATCAAGAACATTGAGcacttattgggtaggctaccacttCACACGATCTGTGATAACAACATGGAGTTGTTCATAAACAAATGGACAGTtgacttatggtatcagaatgttagACATTGA